From the genome of Tsukamurella pulmonis:
CAGCGGCTCGGCGCGATCGCCACCCGCTACACCGTGATCGTCGGGGTCACCAACCCCCTCGGCGGCACCGCACCGCAGCACACGCTGCACGATCGTCGCGCCCTGACCCGGAAGGACTGATTCTCATGTCCGAGAAGAAGAGCCGTCTCGTTCCCATCGCCGCGGGCCTCGCCTTCGGCTCCGAGATCAAGCGCTTCGGGCGCAGCCGTCTCACCCGGGCCGCGATCGTCGTGCTGATGCTGCTGCCGCTCGTCTACGGCGCGCTGTACCTGTGGGCGTTCTGGGACCCCTTCGGCAACGTCAACAAGATGCCCGTCGCGCTGGTCAACGCCGACAAGGGCACCGAGGTCAAGGGCCAGAAGATCAACGCGGGCGCCGAGGTGGAGAAGTCCCTCGCCGACGACAAGAGCCTCGACTGGCACATCGTCTCCCCCGCGCAGGCGCAGCAGGGCGTCAAGGACGGCACCTACTACTTCATGCTCGAGCTGCCGGAGAACTTCTCCTCCGCCATCGCCTCGCCCATGACCGGCAAGCCCGAGAAGGCGGAGCTGCGGGCCGTCTACAACGACGCCAACAACTACATCAGCTCCACCATCGGCCAGACCGCCATGTCGCAGGTGCTCAACGCCGTCTCCACCCGCATCTCCGGGCAGGCCGTCAACCAGGTGCTCTCGATGATGATCACCGCCGGGTCCGGGATCGAGCAGGCCGCCGACGGGGCGGGCAAGCTCCACGACGGCCTGGTCACCGCGAACGACGGTGCCGCCCAGCTCGCCTCCGGCCTCGGGACCGCGAAGACCGGCTCGGCGCAGCTGCGCGCCGGCTCGCAGAAACTCTCGGACGGGATCACCCAGGCCACCGATCCCCTGCTCGCCGTGACCAAGGCGCTGTCCGGGCTCGGCGGGAACACCGCGCAGATCCAGCAGAGCGCCGCCGCGCTCGCGGACGCCGCCGACAAGGCGGGCGTGTTCATCAAGACCCAGGACGCCACCCTGGCCGGCATCGACGCCGCGATCAGGCAGCTGACCGCCAGCCCGGATCCGGTGGCGCGGCAGGCCGCGGACGGGCTGCGCGCCGTGCGGGCGCAGCTGGCGCAGTCCTCCGTTCCTGTCGCCGCCAAGCAGCAGGTCGTCGCGGCCTCCGACGCCGCCGCCGTGTTCACCGAGCAGTTGCGCACCCCCGGCAGCCCGCTCGCGGTCCTGCTCGGCAAGGTGGGCGACACCGGCGACGATCTGACCGCCAAGCTCACCGAACTCCGTTCCGGTGCGCAGCAACTCGCGGCCGGCAACGCCACCCTCGACGACGGCATCACCCAGCTCTCCGACGGTGCGACCAAGCTCTCCGCCGGCACCGTCGCGCTGCGCGACGGCAGCCAGGAGCTGGCGACCAAGCTGCGCGAGGGCGCGGGCGCGGTCCCCAAGTGGTCGCCCGAGCAGACCAGCGCGGTGGCCTCGACCATCGGCGGGCCCGTCTCGCTGGACGCGCAGCACGAGAACCGCGCGCCGAACTTCGGCACCGGCATGGCGCCGTTCTTCCTCACCCTGGCGCTGTTCTTCGGCGCGCTGGTGCTGTGGATGGTCTTCCGTCCGCTGCAGAACCGCGCCATCGCCGCCGAGGTGCTGGCGATCCGCGTGGTGATGGCCAGCTACCTGCCGGCCGCCGCGATCGGCCTGTTCCAGGCGGTGATCCTGTACTGCGTGGTGCGCTTCGGCCTCGGGCTCGAGGTCGCGCATCCGGTGGCGATGATCTTCTTCATGATGGGCGTCTCACTCGCCTTCATCGCGTTCACCCAGGCCGTGAACGCCCTCGTCGGCCCGGCGGTGGGACGCGTGCTGATCATGGCGCTGCTGATGCTGCAGTTGGTCAGTTCCGGCGGCATGTATCCGGTGGAGACCACCGCCAGACCCTTCCAGGTGCTGCACAAGTACGACCCGATGACCTACGGCGTCAACGGCCTGCGGCAGTTGATCCTGGGCGGCATCGACCACCGGCTCTGGGTCGCGATCGGGGTGCTGTTGTTCATCTGGGTCGCCTCGATCACGGTCTCCTGCCTCTCCGCGAGACGGAACCGGCTGTGGAACCTCGACCGGCTCCTCCCCGCGATCAAGATCTGAGCCGTCATCGAGTCCGCTCCCCGCTCCTCGCACGTCCCCGCGCTCACCGGCCTGCGGGCGCTCGCCGCGTTCGGCGTGTGCGTCACGCACGCCGCGTTCTGGGGCGGTGACTTCACACCCGACGCCGTGGGCGCCGCCTACGCGCGCCTGGAGACCGCGGTGCCGGTGTTCTTCGCACTCTCCGGCTTCCTCCTGGTGCGGCCGTGGGTGCGGGCACGAGCGCAGGGCGGTGCGGGCACCGGGCCGGCGGTGCGGCCGGACGTGCGGCGGTACTTCGTCGCACGGGCGTGGCGGATCCTGCCCGCCTATTGGACGGTGGTCACCGTCGTCTACGTGATCTACGTGTGGCGGCCCGACCTGTCCTCGCACGGGCACGGCTGGGTCGCGTACCTGCGACACCTGACGTTCACCCAGATCTACGGCGTGGGCGCGGTGCACACCGGACTGACGCAGATGTGGAGCATGTGCGTCGAGGTGGCCTTCTACCTGGTGCTGCCGCTGCTGGGGCTGTGGCTGCTGCGCGCGCGTCGCGCATGGATCGTCCCCGTGTCCATGGTGGCGCTGTCGGTGGGCTGGCTGGTGCTGGTGACCGCGACGGAGGTCTTCGGGAAGACGGCGCGATCCTGGCCGCCGGGCTTCGCGGCGGCGTTCGCGGCGGGGATCGCGGTGGCGCTGCTCGTCGACCGCGTGCGGCTGCCGCGATGGCCCCTGGTGCTCGCGGCGGCGGTGGCCTACGGCGTGCTGCTCACGCCGCTCGCCGGGCCGATCGACCTGCGGCTGCCGACGCCGGCACAGGGGGTGACGAAGTTCCTGCTGGAGGCGCTGATCGGCGGACTGCTGGTGGCGGCGTTCGCGACCGGACCGTCGCGCGTGCTGGGCTCGCGGCCGATGGTCTGGCTCGGCGCGATCAGCTACGAGTTCTTCCTGATCCACGTCATGGTCATGGAGGTGGTGGTGCTCGACCTGTTCGGATGGTCGCTCTTCACCGGCTCCACCTGGCCGATCGTCGCGCTGACCACCGTGATCACGGTCGTGCTGTCGTGGGGGCTGCACGTCGCCGTGGAGCGGTTGCGGGCCGCGGTGCCGCGACGGCCCGTCGTTCGCGCGGGCCGGGCGGGGTAGGCGGGGCTGGGCTGGGCTGGGCTGGGCTGGGGCACCGTAGTGCTTCACGAGAGCCATGCGCGCCACGCATGGCTAGCAACGTCGCAGTTCAAAGGCATTTTCTGCCGTCGTAGCCATGCACCGCACGCATACCCGGGACTACTGCGTATCCGAAATTCTCATCCAGCGACCCGGCGCGGCGATATGTGCCGGGCCGGCCACCAGGATGAGAAATCGTGACGGCCAGGCCGCCTGGCGGAACGGATCACGTAGCCCGCCGGGCAGCCACGCCGAGGGTCGCCGGGTCGCCGGGTCGCCGGGTCGCCGGGTCGCCGGGTCGCCGGGTCGCCGGGTCGCCGGGTCGCCGGGTCGCCGGGTCGCCGGGTCGCCGGGCTCAGGGTATGCGAGAAACGCATAGCCGTGGCGCCGAAAAACAGCGTCTACCTGCATTCTTCGGGGTATGCGTGGCGCGCATAGCTGTTCCGAACGACTATCCACCGAGCGCCCGCACCCTCCGGTCCGGCCCACGGTCCAGCCCCCCCCAGCGGGCCGGCACAGTTGTCCAGCCCCAGCGGGCAGGCTCAGCGGCGCAGGGTCGCCGCGACACCGTCGATGAGCGGGCGTCGCTGCGCGGAGGGGGCGTCCCAGAGCTTGCCGGTGAGCCCCTCCAGCGCCGCGACCTTGGGATCGAGCTCGCCGAGCGCCTTCGTGCGCTCCTCCCCCGTGAGCTGCGCCGCGGCGATGATCGCATCGTCGAGCTCGAAGACGGCGTCGTCGAGCTCGGCGAGGTCGGACTCGGGGCCGTTGATCGCGGAGTCGGCGGGCGGCGGCACCGCGGGGGCGAAGGCGCCGCGGTGCACGTCGGCGATCGCGTACCGCGTGCGCTGATGCAGGAGCGCCTCGGTAGAGGTGGCGGTCGCCCACTCGGCGGGCGCGCGCCCCGGCCGGCCGGGGATCAGATCGGTGGAGTTGGCGAAGTCCTTGATGCGCTTGTTGGAATCGCGCAGGAACCACACCACGCCGGCCAGCACGAGCACGGCCACCACCGCGACCGCCACGACGATGACGACTCCGACGCTCATGCGCTCCTCCGGGTGATCCCGGTGCGGCGCTGCTCGATGATCAGGCAGCGGTCCTCGACGTAGAGCAGGCCGGCGGACTCCGCGATCTCGCGGGCCTCCGCCGAGCGGATCCCCAACTGCAGCCACAGCGCCGTCGCCCCGGCGGCCACGGCCTGCCGGGCGATCTCGGGCGTCTGCTCCGACGGGCGGAAGACGTCGACGAGTCCCACCTGCTCCGGGACCTCCGCCAGCGAGCGGTGCACCCGCTCGCCGAGGATCTCGTCGGCACGGGGGTTGACGGGGATGATCCGCCAGCCGTGGTGCTGCATGTAGGCGGGCACGTCGTTCGCCGCCTTCGCCGGATCGGCACTGGCCCCGACCACCGTGATGGTGTCGTACTCGCGCAGGATCCGCTCGATCGTCTCGTCCGTGCCGGTCATGCCCTCAGTGTAGGCCGGGCCGCAACGGGATCGGGCCGTCCCGGTGCTCGCGAGAGCACCCGGACGGCCCGAGAAGCGCGAGGGATCAGCCCTCGATGATGGCGGTGATGCCCTGACCGCCGGCGGCGCAGATCGAGATCAGCGCGCGACCGCCGCCGTTCTCGTGGATCTGCTTCGCGGCGGAGGCCACGATGCGGCCGCCGGTCGCGGCGAACGGGTGGCCGGCCGCCAGCGACGAGCCGTTGACGTTGAGCTTGCTGCGGTCGATCGAGCCGAGCGGCGTGTCCAGGCCCAGGCGGTCCTTGCAGTACTCGGGCGACTCCCAGGCCTGCAGCGTCGCGAGGACGACGGAGGCGAAGGCCTCGTGGATCTCGTAGTAGTCGAAGTCCTGCAGCGTGAGACCGTTGCGCGCCAGCAGCTTCGGCACCGCGTAGGTCGGCGCCATGAGCAGGCCGTCCTTGCCTCCGACGTAGTCCACGGCCGAGTACTCGACGTCCTTGAGGTAGGCGAGCACCGGCAGGCCGCGCTCCTTGGCCCACTCGTCGCTCGAGAGCAGCACCGTCGACGCGCCGTCGGTGAGCGGGGTGGAGTTGCCGGCCGTCATCGTCGCGTCGCCCAGCGAGACGCCGAAGACCGGCTTGAGGGTGGCGAGCTTCTCCACGGAGCTGTTCGGGCGCAGGTTGTCGTCGCGGGTCAGGCCGAGGTACGGGGTGATCAGGTCCTCGAAGAAGCCGCGGTCGTAGGCGGCCGCCATGTTCGTGTGGCTGAGGTAGGCCAGCTCGTCCTGCTCCGCGCGGGAGACGCCCATCTCCTTGGCCGTGATGGCGGCGTGCTCGCCCATCGACATGCCGGTGCGGGGCTCGCCGTTGCGCGGGATGTCGATGCCGAGGTTGGCGGGGAGCTTGCCCACCAGCTTGAGGCGGTCGACGGTGCTCGACGCGCGGTTGAGCTCGAGCATCACCTTGCGCATGCCCTCGGACACGCCGATGGGGGCGTCGGAGGTGGTGTCGACGCCGCCGCCGATGGCCGCCTCGTAACGGCCGAGCTGGATGCCCTGGGCCGCGGCGTTGATCGCCTGCAGGCCGGTGGCGCAGGCCTGCTGCACGTCGAACGCCGGGGTGTACGGGCTCAGGGGGCTGCCGAGCACCGACTCGCGGATCAGGTTGAAGTCGCGGCTGTGCTTGAGCACGGCGCCGCCGACGACGGTGCCGAGCTGCTCGCCCTGCAGGTTGAAGCGGCTCACGAGACCATTGAGCGCAGCGGTGAACATGTCCTGGTTGCTGGCCTTCGCGTACGCACGGTCCGAAC
Proteins encoded in this window:
- a CDS encoding YhgE/Pip domain-containing protein → MAAGLAFGSEIKRFGRSRLTRAAIVVLMLLPLVYGALYLWAFWDPFGNVNKMPVALVNADKGTEVKGQKINAGAEVEKSLADDKSLDWHIVSPAQAQQGVKDGTYYFMLELPENFSSAIASPMTGKPEKAELRAVYNDANNYISSTIGQTAMSQVLNAVSTRISGQAVNQVLSMMITAGSGIEQAADGAGKLHDGLVTANDGAAQLASGLGTAKTGSAQLRAGSQKLSDGITQATDPLLAVTKALSGLGGNTAQIQQSAAALADAADKAGVFIKTQDATLAGIDAAIRQLTASPDPVARQAADGLRAVRAQLAQSSVPVAAKQQVVAASDAAAVFTEQLRTPGSPLAVLLGKVGDTGDDLTAKLTELRSGAQQLAAGNATLDDGITQLSDGATKLSAGTVALRDGSQELATKLREGAGAVPKWSPEQTSAVASTIGGPVSLDAQHENRAPNFGTGMAPFFLTLALFFGALVLWMVFRPLQNRAIAAEVLAIRVVMASYLPAAAIGLFQAVILYCVVRFGLGLEVAHPVAMIFFMMGVSLAFIAFTQAVNALVGPAVGRVLIMALLMLQLVSSGGMYPVETTARPFQVLHKYDPMTYGVNGLRQLILGGIDHRLWVAIGVLLFIWVASITVSCLSARRNRLWNLDRLLPAIKI
- a CDS encoding acyltransferase family protein, giving the protein MRALAAFGVCVTHAAFWGGDFTPDAVGAAYARLETAVPVFFALSGFLLVRPWVRARAQGGAGTGPAVRPDVRRYFVARAWRILPAYWTVVTVVYVIYVWRPDLSSHGHGWVAYLRHLTFTQIYGVGAVHTGLTQMWSMCVEVAFYLVLPLLGLWLLRARRAWIVPVSMVALSVGWLVLVTATEVFGKTARSWPPGFAAAFAAGIAVALLVDRVRLPRWPLVLAAAVAYGVLLTPLAGPIDLRLPTPAQGVTKFLLEALIGGLLVAAFATGPSRVLGSRPMVWLGAISYEFFLIHVMVMEVVVLDLFGWSLFTGSTWPIVALTTVITVVLSWGLHVAVERLRAAVPRRPVVRAGRAG
- a CDS encoding CoA-binding protein; protein product: MTGTDETIERILREYDTITVVGASADPAKAANDVPAYMQHHGWRIIPVNPRADEILGERVHRSLAEVPEQVGLVDVFRPSEQTPEIARQAVAAGATALWLQLGIRSAEAREIAESAGLLYVEDRCLIIEQRRTGITRRSA
- a CDS encoding acetyl-CoA C-acetyltransferase, whose translation is MANIETRPVAILGGNRIPFARSDRAYAKASNQDMFTAALNGLVSRFNLQGEQLGTVVGGAVLKHSRDFNLIRESVLGSPLSPYTPAFDVQQACATGLQAINAAAQGIQLGRYEAAIGGGVDTTSDAPIGVSEGMRKVMLELNRASSTVDRLKLVGKLPANLGIDIPRNGEPRTGMSMGEHAAITAKEMGVSRAEQDELAYLSHTNMAAAYDRGFFEDLITPYLGLTRDDNLRPNSSVEKLATLKPVFGVSLGDATMTAGNSTPLTDGASTVLLSSDEWAKERGLPVLAYLKDVEYSAVDYVGGKDGLLMAPTYAVPKLLARNGLTLQDFDYYEIHEAFASVVLATLQAWESPEYCKDRLGLDTPLGSIDRSKLNVNGSSLAAGHPFAATGGRIVASAAKQIHENGGGRALISICAAGGQGITAIIEG